Proteins encoded within one genomic window of Epinephelus lanceolatus isolate andai-2023 chromosome 9, ASM4190304v1, whole genome shotgun sequence:
- the LOC117252293 gene encoding uncharacterized protein LOC117252293 isoform X1: MDSYCLRSLESNLRKERHPDVKRTVHNVPRNETRDEFMSRHLEELESNGTGIFTAMKKRGPDQIQWRCERGNKCKGKSNGEPMTTRANSCGAYVSFTFVSKNTFNNCIVRLMNKHSGHDLGNPQEDRSNQMDSDLIAYIHTCFQLGDSNAEILLKCKEWAKAQGNKDHTDRSYFVTPKDITLLKKNFQSQTRVHVIGNDSVAVDHLVKTELKESVIFYQTLSHSKKKPLIIVLSSPWQIQQLKKYGPEMIYLDATYKGITQYGFVLYAVAIKSDHGRGVPVAFFILSEESSEYLSLCLQKLQEAASPFHPRYIMIDRDVKEIEAIRNVFPHAKILLCWFHVLQAVHRWMLRQEGCNKNPEVRYEVIRSMILLKQCALATDFTEKAKEVTEKLDAMTGTKTISTYLQTQWFQHAEMWAKYGQRLFYQSNKTNNLVESIKYQFPRGYANRRLDELLLLLNKKVFNYCSYMDDLHGADLIPDSRTQDTVEAASSMKSAGLLHKIMVKEAGLYSVPSEVEGKYYHVDVVTMQCQCAVSTRGNLCKHILLAKEKCQEVGADIDDLRKEVARSLFEQQSYEWDGEHLIVHHQNDFGVVSAQAKQCTCLANSFQEICVCLRLSERLLQDSLPEECGNQLIESTTVGVSPSETVKDMIAELHEWCQSSDYEETPAILSAVKKAHQLAFGQYTSNVRKRKI; encoded by the exons ATGGATTCTTACTGTCTGCGGTCATTGGAAAGTAATCTCCGCAAAGAACGCCATCCAGACGTTAAAAGGACAGTACACAACGTACCCCGCAATGAGACGCGGGACGAGTTCATGTCAAGACACTTGGAGGAATTAGAAAGTAATGGGACTGGAATATTCACAGCTATGAAAAAAAGGGGACCAGACCAGATCCAGTGGCGGTGTGAAAGAGGTAATAAATGTAAAGGGAAGTCAAACGGAGAGCCCATGACCACAAGGGCCAACAGTTGTGGAGCCTATGTTTCATTTACATTTGTGAGCAAAAACACCTTCAACAACTGCATTGTGCGCCTAATGAACAAGCACTCGGGACATGACCTCGGCAATCCTCAGGAAGATCGCTCAAATCAGATGGACAGCGATTTGATTGCCTATATTCATACCTGTTTTCAGCTGGGAGATTCAAATGCAGAAATCCTGCTTAAATGCAAAGAGTGGGCGAAGGCCCAGGGGAACAAGGATCACACAGATCGAAGCTACTTTGTTACCCCTAAGGACATTACACTGTTAAAAAAGAACTTTCAGTCACAGACCAGAGTGCATGTCATCGGCAATGATAGTGTTGCTGTCGATCATCTGgtcaaaacagagttaaaagagAGTGTAATTTTCTATCAGACTCTTTCACATAGTAAGAAGAAGCCACTGATTATTGTTTTAAGCTCACCCTGGCAAATtcaacagttaaaaaaatatgGCCCTGAGATGATATATCTTGACGCTACATACAAGGGTATTACACAATATGGATTTGTATTATATGCTGTTGCCATCAAATCGGACCATGGCCGGGGTGTCCCTGTTGCTTTTTTCATCTTGAGCGAGGAATCATCAGAATACTTGTCACTATGTTTGCAGAAGCTGCAAGAGGCTGCCAGTCCATTTCATCCAAG GTACATCATGATTGACCGTGATGTGAAGGAGATTGAGGCAATACGCAACGTGTTCCCACATGCAAAAATACTGTTATGTTGGTTCCATGTTCTCCAG GCTGTTCATCGCTGGATGCTGCGGCAGGAGGGTTGCAACAAGAACCCAGAAGTACGTTATGAGGTCATTAGGTCAATGATCCTGCTGAAACAGTGTGCACTT GCAACTGACTTCACTGAAAAAGCCAAGGAGGTCACAGAGAAGCTTGATGCAATGACTGGCACCAAAACCATCTCCACATATCTGCAAACACAGTGGTTCCAACATGCAGAGATGTGGGCCAAGTATGGACAACGCCTTTTTTATCAAAGCAACAAAACCAACAACTTAGTGGAGAG CATCAAGTATCAGTTTCCTCGAGGATATGCTAACAGACGTCTTGATGAACTGCTTCTACTCCTGAATAAAAAAGTTTTCAACTACTGCAG CTACATGGACGACCTCCACGGTGCTGACCTGATTCCAGACTCCAGGACACAAGACACAGTGGAAGCTGCATCCAGCATGAAGAGTGCAGGGTTGCTTCACAAAATTATGGTGAAGGAAGCTGGTCTGTATTCAGTTCCTTCTGAAGTTGAAGGAAAATACTATCATGTTGATGTCGTCACGATGCAGTGTCAGTGTGCTGTTTCCACCAGAGGTAATCTGTGCAAGCACATCCTTTTGGCCAAAGAAAAATGCCAAGAAGTGGGTGCTGATATAGATGACCTTAGAAAGGAGGTGGCAAGGTCACTATTTGAACAACAAAGTTACGAATGGGACGGAGAGCATCTGATTGTACATCATCAAAATGACTTTGGGGTTGTTAGTGCGCAAGCTAAACAGTGCACATGTCTTGCTAATAGCTTTCAAGAAATCTGTGTGTGCCTCAGACTTTCAGAGAGACTTCTGCAAGACAGTTTGCCAGAGGAATGTGGCAACCAGTTGATTGAGAGCACCACTGTCGGTGTAAGCCCATCAGAAACTGTGAAAGATATGATCGCGGAATTGCACGAGTGGTGTCAGAGCAGTGATTACGAAGAAACACCTGCAATACTTTCTGCAGTTAAAAAGGCTCACCAGTTAGCATTTGGGCAGTACACCAGTAAcgtgaggaaaagaaaaatctaa
- the LOC117252293 gene encoding uncharacterized protein LOC117252293 isoform X2, with the protein MIDRDVKEIEAIRNVFPHAKILLCWFHVLQAVHRWMLRQEGCNKNPEVRYEVIRSMILLKQCALATDFTEKAKEVTEKLDAMTGTKTISTYLQTQWFQHAEMWAKYGQRLFYQSNKTNNLVESIKYQFPRGYANRRLDELLLLLNKKVFNYCSYMDDLHGADLIPDSRTQDTVEAASSMKSAGLLHKIMVKEAGLYSVPSEVEGKYYHVDVVTMQCQCAVSTRGNLCKHILLAKEKCQEVGADIDDLRKEVARSLFEQQSYEWDGEHLIVHHQNDFGVVSAQAKQCTCLANSFQEICVCLRLSERLLQDSLPEECGNQLIESTTVGVSPSETVKDMIAELHEWCQSSDYEETPAILSAVKKAHQLAFGQYTSNVRKRKI; encoded by the exons ATGATTGACCGTGATGTGAAGGAGATTGAGGCAATACGCAACGTGTTCCCACATGCAAAAATACTGTTATGTTGGTTCCATGTTCTCCAG GCTGTTCATCGCTGGATGCTGCGGCAGGAGGGTTGCAACAAGAACCCAGAAGTACGTTATGAGGTCATTAGGTCAATGATCCTGCTGAAACAGTGTGCACTT GCAACTGACTTCACTGAAAAAGCCAAGGAGGTCACAGAGAAGCTTGATGCAATGACTGGCACCAAAACCATCTCCACATATCTGCAAACACAGTGGTTCCAACATGCAGAGATGTGGGCCAAGTATGGACAACGCCTTTTTTATCAAAGCAACAAAACCAACAACTTAGTGGAGAG CATCAAGTATCAGTTTCCTCGAGGATATGCTAACAGACGTCTTGATGAACTGCTTCTACTCCTGAATAAAAAAGTTTTCAACTACTGCAG CTACATGGACGACCTCCACGGTGCTGACCTGATTCCAGACTCCAGGACACAAGACACAGTGGAAGCTGCATCCAGCATGAAGAGTGCAGGGTTGCTTCACAAAATTATGGTGAAGGAAGCTGGTCTGTATTCAGTTCCTTCTGAAGTTGAAGGAAAATACTATCATGTTGATGTCGTCACGATGCAGTGTCAGTGTGCTGTTTCCACCAGAGGTAATCTGTGCAAGCACATCCTTTTGGCCAAAGAAAAATGCCAAGAAGTGGGTGCTGATATAGATGACCTTAGAAAGGAGGTGGCAAGGTCACTATTTGAACAACAAAGTTACGAATGGGACGGAGAGCATCTGATTGTACATCATCAAAATGACTTTGGGGTTGTTAGTGCGCAAGCTAAACAGTGCACATGTCTTGCTAATAGCTTTCAAGAAATCTGTGTGTGCCTCAGACTTTCAGAGAGACTTCTGCAAGACAGTTTGCCAGAGGAATGTGGCAACCAGTTGATTGAGAGCACCACTGTCGGTGTAAGCCCATCAGAAACTGTGAAAGATATGATCGCGGAATTGCACGAGTGGTGTCAGAGCAGTGATTACGAAGAAACACCTGCAATACTTTCTGCAGTTAAAAAGGCTCACCAGTTAGCATTTGGGCAGTACACCAGTAAcgtgaggaaaagaaaaatctaa
- the LOC117252618 gene encoding C2 calcium-dependent domain-containing protein 4C, translated as MWVFEKIRESVESIPLELSHYVGKSEEDILLSSKASLSHKLHNNILTPDKIPEFCLPPRLCKRGPLLEAETTVPYLHCLRKMPKSNTPPNTMHVKKDGDVSVATKKPLPFSAEGYGLAGIYESPNTRRKESLFHSKCPAYMFDRSLPNAAPRLAKATNLPKKTLSRFLPLVSSKSLSETGSTGSETPSSSDSSPFSSPYSAKSSLYFPPSSGRLKGATSCPSLTDSREIRGRWKRAILSLTTSPSSPPSLKGSSPTLAPSALFPLDVLQCQERLQHEHILPLQCRGKVRLYIEHNTLSTNTVSPISTVRVRVVSVEGLWDDTDRRTLNCAVNLCLTPGKLQQQESATIRNCRSPVFNEDFFFTELSREDLLELQLRLKVVDKPAAGTLRRGAVIAAVTKPLSQLLPLKKQAEE; from the coding sequence ATGTGGGTCTTTGAGAAGATCAGGGAGAGTGTGGAGAGCATTCCCTTGGAGCTGAGTCACTATGTGGGGAAGAGTGAGGAGGACATCCTTCTGTCTTCTAAGGCCAGTCTCTCTCACAAGCTACACAACAACATCCTGACTCCGGACAAGATCCCAGAGTTCTGCCTGCCGCCCAGGCTCTGCAAGAGAGGTCCACTGCTAGAAGCTGAGACAACGGTACCTTACCTGCACTGTCTGAGGAAGATGCCCAAAAGCAACACTCCTCCAAACACTATGCATGTGAAGAAGGATGGTGATGTATCAGTGGCTACAAAGAAACCTTTGCCATTCTCTGCAGAGGGGTACGGCCTGGCTGGGATATATGAGAGCCCCAACACTCGAAGGAAAGAGTCTCTGTTCCACTCAAAGTGCCCTGCTTACATGTTTGATAGAAGCCTTCCCAATGCAGCACCCAGGCTGGCAAAGGCAACAAACCTGCCCAAGAAAACTTTATCGAGGTTTCTCCCTCTGGTGTCATCCAAGAGCCTGTCAGAGACAGGAAGCACAGGAAGCGAAACACCTTCTTCCAGTGACTCATCCCCCTTCAGTTCCCCTTATAGTGCTAAATCCTCCCTGTACTTCCCACCAAGCAGTGGCCGTCTGAAAGGAGCAACATCCTGTCCCTCGTTAACTGACAGTAGGGAGATTAGAGGGAGGTGGAAGAGGGCGATTTTAAGTTTAACAACCTCGCCCAGTAGCCCTCCAAGCTTAAAGGGAAGCTCACCCACCTTAGCCCCATCTGCCCTCTTCCCGTTGGATGTTCTGCAGTGCCAGGAGAGACTTCAGCATGAGCACATCCTCCCTTTGCAGTGCCGTGGTAAAGTGCGCCTCTACATTGAGCACAACACATTGTCCACCAACACAGTCTCACCCATTTCCACAGTCAGAGTCCGTGTGGTGTCTGTAGAAGGCCTATGGGATGACACTGACAGACGAACCCTCAACTGTGCAGTCAATCTGTGTCTGACCCCAGGGAAGCTGCAGCAACAGGAGAGTGCCACCATCAGGAACTGCCGCAGCCCTGTGTTTAATGAAGACTTCTTCTTCACAGAGCTGAGCAGAGAGGATCTGCTGGAACTGCAGCTCAGGTTAAAAGTGGTGGATAAACCTGCAGCTGGAACGCTGAGAAGAGGGGCAGTGATTGCAGCAGTCACCAAACCACTGTCGCAGTTACTCCCTCTTAAAAAACAGGCAGAAGAATAa
- the foxb2 gene encoding forkhead box protein B2 yields the protein MPRPGKNSYSDQKPPYSYISLTAMAIQNSSEKMLPLSDIYKFIMDRFPYYRENTQRWQNSLRHNLSFNDCFIKIPRRPDQPGKGSFWALHPDCGDMFENGSFLRRRKRFKVLRAEHMACKSSPMMHYFHHHHHHHPGSKLGAASGHHDHSAGPASTVGRLPHFQGYGGITCAQSGGFKHPFAIENIIGRDYKGVMASGLPLTSVMHHLGYPVPPQLSSVVNSMWPHVGMLSESMGGVHVPASSEYAPFSVSAKGLYHNANGQTLPAVPVPIKPTPSLGPVPSLTGLQSGPAQLCSPVSVMEKSDLLEGKGNPLHPALLLS from the coding sequence ATGCCTCGCCCTGGGAAGAACTCTTACAGCGACCAGAAGCCCCCATATTCCTACATATCACTGACAGCCATGGCTATCCAGAACTCATCCGAGAAGATGCTGCCTCTGAGTGACATTTATAAGTTCATCATGGACCGTTTTCCGTATTACCGAGAAAATACCCAGCGGTGGCAGAATTCCCTGCGACACAACCTCTCCTTCAATGACTGCTTCATCAAGATCCCTCGGCGGCCTGATCAGCCCGGGAAAGGCAGCTTCTGGGCTCTGCACCCGGACTGCGGTGACATGTTTGAGAACGGCAGCTTCCTGAGGAGACGGAAGCGCTTCAAGGTGCTGCGCGCTGAGCATATGGCCTGCAAGAGCTCCCCGATGATGCACTACtttcaccatcaccaccaccaccacccggGCAGCAAGCTGGGCGCAGCATCGGGCCACCATGACCACTCAGCCGGCCCGGCAAGCACCGTGGGTCGGCTCCCTCACTTTCAGGGTTACGGGGGCATCACTTGCGCACAGTCCGGCGGGTTTAAACACCCATTCGCCATCGAGAACATTATAGGACGGGACTACAAGGGCGTGATGGCCAGCGGGCTCCCTCTCACCTCGGTCATGCACCACCTGGGTTACCCGGTGCCCCCACAGCTCAGCAGCGTGGTCAACTCCATGTGGCCGCACGTCGGGATGCTGTCGGAGTCCATGGGTGGCGTGCACGTACCCGCATCATCCGAGTACGCGCCCTTCAGCGTGTCAGCAAAAGGCCTGTACCACAACGCCAACGGGCAAACCCTGCCCGCCGTTCCCGTGCCAATCAAACCCACCCCGTCCCTGGGTCCCGTGCCCAGTTTGACGGGGCTGCAGTCCGGCCCGGCCCAGCTCTGCTCCCCGGTCTCAGTGATGGAGAAAAGCGACCTGCTGGAGGGGAAAGGCAACCCTCTCCACCCGGCTCTCCTGCTGTCCTAA